A segment of the Trichoplusia ni isolate ovarian cell line Hi5 unplaced genomic scaffold, tn1 tig00002431, whole genome shotgun sequence genome:
GTTTTCATCGACTTTCATTCCGAGGTAGGTTACACATCTTTCTCTTTCTATAGgtttacatttacaatttaatgaattattgtgAAAACAATCGAAACTATGAGCAAAcaattagcatgttgccattctcccaggcggtaaaataacctatcgagctactaggatcgtaatttaaataatacacacacaacacacgcacttatatcacttaacacaataaaattgtctgcctacacgataattagtccgcgaattacccgattgcacatgcacattcgattagcgtaaggaacaaactgagtaaaaataggtactattttgaaaaaagccgaactttcggttttacctttgagtagtgttggacctaggtacctatgattctttatcgataaattacatgaggtcgaagtgaatatcgtaaaattattcttgacaataaagtacttaacttaaacctttaaaattgattaatcacaaaatgtacttttgtgtaagaacataattgttttatgtgaatgGAATAAtaattcagcagttcgtaggaaaaaaaatgataaaaatttttaggcaggaattacattagtagatgatggatattagtaacaaaacagactttaattttagaaaaaataaattattgtttataacaacatgttttagaactacagaattctaaacaaaaacaaactgttaataataaaaggttttaataaatttcgtgataagttgataaacgctgagaaggtgattttctattttataacatggaacccgtgtaacaaaaatcgatgtactattttatccagtgtcacaggtacgtcactcgccgataccgctgtaggtgtcggcgacgcgctggcggtgtcgacaaaggcggctagcggtgcctacaaagcgcgcggctttttttaaaggaatagtaggcaggattacgaataatgcgtgcgagtgcgcgcgcaatagttgcgctatctcttacgcttgtcgctcatgagtattggttcggttttgacgtcactttcggttagatttgcaagagagcgatgaccgacgagtatctttacgaatcagctgatcgggagcagtttttagtgtttcatttacattgcctttttttgtgaaaacggcttaataattattttgtttatgaaaatattattgaaatacgtaggaaaaatgattttatgacacataaaattaaaaaaacgcgaaaaaaaactgcaatttccatgaaaagaccgatgaaaaattccaacgcagtggggtctggaatcatgtctagaactcaggtcccacggaaaagtcacggtgttccttacaccctgtataatcaGTTATATACTTACTAAGTAATCAGACTTTAACATTGAATattgttaatgaaaatataatattagtacctCCTATCAAATTGAACaatagttttcttaaaaaattaaacaaacataaaaaaaataacaaaaataatcataaaaactctcatataaattacaaaacaatctaCTGGATATTATACCGAGTTAAACCTACCGAAAATGAATAAAGCGACGATGTTCGAGATGTGCCTTTGGAGAAAGTTGGTTTTGGTAATTGCAAAACTACATCTCTAACATCCACACTTGCTTTGTCTTCCACAATTGGAAATATGAACTTATAagaccctgtttttttttctgagatATGATACTTCATATTCTGTCACATTATACTTAAATACGACTTTGGCAACGTAGTGAATCACAGTTTTCTTCTTCTCAAACTTAATTAGTAGGATATCTCCAATATTTATGTGTTCAGGATTAACTGGTTCTTCATTAATTACCTCTTCTTCTGATTCCGATAGCATTTCAATGTCTTCACTATCACTCGTCATCACGACTTCATCTAGACTAGAATCGGAATCTATTTCTGCAGGCAAAGAAGTTActctctttttcttttttggctCAGTTAACCCCAACAGATTTTTCGCTGTTTTCAATTCTTTTGCATGCGGTTTTGCTTTTTGTAATTCTCTTTTCCTGTTCTTTTCATTACGTAAGCTTtctaatctatttttttctGGTGTGTCAGTGTATATTCTTGATCGTCCCTTTTCtcttccttttctttttaagacACTGTCAATAATCGCCTTTTTTGGATAAGGTCTAACTACGTCAGGAGTAAGCATAGCCTGTGATGAAGAAACATGTAGAGAATCGTCAGCATCAGGCACTGAAATTGGGTCGGTATCCAAAGTaggagttttattttgttctctaTCAACAACTTCATTATTTTGTCTTGTTTCCGAGTCTACAAAATGTAAATCTTGTGTTTTGTGAGTGTTCTCATCTGTCAAATCGTGATAACCTGTGCTGAAAATGTCTATCGGTGCAAAGTCGTCGTCGCCAAATACCAGTTTATTAATTGGCCAAATTCCAGGTTTGGAAAAACCACCTATGATATTCTTTGGTGTAAGTGATTCCAAATATGCTAATTTTGACAGTTCAGCAATGTTGTATATGGTCAAAGTCTTTCCAACATTTTGAATGTGCCAGTCGTTCAAAGCTATCTTCAATTTGCTTTTGAAGGGTCCGAACACACTGACATCAAGCGGTTGCAATTTGTGTGACGTGTGTGGGGGCAGACTCAAATAAACAATACCGTTGTCACGACAGTAGATAACAGCTTCTAATGAAATGTGCGATTCGTGGTTGTCACAAATGATTAGAATTGGGTTATCTTTATTGCTCGAAGTAAGGCGTTGAATGTGTTTCAAAACTCTTATAAACAATTCTGATGTCATCCAGCCGCTTCTGTTTGCCAACCCTAGACTTCCATCAGGAGCTCCATTTAGGAAGTGATCTTTGTAGTGAACTCTTGGAAAGACATAAACTGGAGGAAGAGAAGAACCAGTAGCAGTAATAATACCACAGAAAGTAACTAACTCTCCGCGTTCTGCAGAAACTATTTGTCCCacctgtttttgttttcttccaGCAATAACTTTAGGAGTAGAAAGAACTGTGCTTATGCCTGTTTCGTCTAAGTTTATTATTCGATCCGGTGTAAAATTGTACTGTCTCATTATGCGTTCGTAATTATCATGAAATTGAGCTACAGCAGCTTTATTAAAAGCAAAGCTTCTTGTTGCGCTTGTGTTTTCTGGTTTTCGTAGACTCAATTCTGGGTTTCTCTTCCTGAAGCCAGCTGCCCAATCTTTTCCAACGCATTTGTCAAAAGCTGTCTCAATGTAAGGCCGTAGTGCATTTTACtgcaattcaataaatattgagtcAATGCCTTTTCTTGTTCGATTGAAAAAACTTGTGCAACGGTATACTTGGAACCATAGATGTTTGATGAAGTAGCTGTAGCAGTGTGTGATGATAAAGCTGCAGTAGTAGTGTGTGCTGAAGATGACGCTATTTGTGCCATCTCCATAGATGGTGCTATTTGTGGTGAAGATGGACCGGCTTGTGATAAAGAAGATTCTGCTTGTAATGAAGAGGATGCTTCATTTGTAGATAATATTCTGGTAGCTTCAAATGATTTTCTGGCTTTTTCTATGCGATGTTGTAGGGTCGCAGTTTTGATGCTATATTTGTCGGCTGCTTTGCGTATAGATAAAGTCTTTGACAATACTTCACGTATTGCGTCTTCAATGTTTTcttcattgatattttttctatcaGTTTTGGGTTTGTACGTGCGCACca
Coding sequences within it:
- the LOC113507549 gene encoding uncharacterized protein LOC113507549, with the translated sequence MRQYNFTPDRIINLDETGISTVLSTPKVIAGRKQKQVGQIVSAERGELVTFCGIITATGSSLPPVYVFPRVHYKDHFLNGAPDGSLGLANRSGWMTSELFIRVLKHIQRLTSSNKDNPILIICDNHESHISLEAVIYCRDNGIVYLSLPPHTSHKLQPLDVSVFGPFKSKLKIALNDWHIQNVGKTLTIYNIAELSKLAYLESLTPKNIIGGFSKPGIWPINKLVFGDDDFAPIDIFSTGYHDLTDENTHKTQDLHFVDSETRQNNEVVDREQNKTPTLDTDPISVPDADDSLHVSSSQAMLTPDVVRPYPKKAIIDSVLKRKGREKGRSRIYTDTPEKNRLESLRNEKNRKRELQKAKPHAKELKTAKNLLGLTEPKKKKRVTSLPAEIDSDSSLDEVVMTSDSEDIEMLSESEEE